The Candidatus Hydrogenedentota bacterium genome contains a region encoding:
- a CDS encoding Gfo/Idh/MocA family oxidoreductase — MISRRRFLQSTVAAAPLLLTSPAFARGKPGPNDQIAIGLIGLGGRCTDIMKTCVEIPEVRIVGVCDCFKPRVDYWMDNAGKERGWKPYLDFREMIEKEKLDGVMVETTTHARAWIACHAMAAGLDAYIEKPMSLTIAEGREMVKFARKYKRVTQVGTQQRSIPLNNWASDLVKNGALGKVHTVLAPNFVGPLHWQPKPEEPMPEGVTDGWWDVWTNQAELRPYHSELHRSWSTWWDYDGGGISFGVTGWGAHSYDQIQRGLGTDETGPIEVVLEEPVNDVRAGAFEKREIGEDETGAPYYGMVENTHGPRAKVSMKFASGAELKLHLDADRSPGLGCIFVGENGRIEINRDKIAAEPRELIDGADRPAPLSVPETRPHIENWIECIKSRKRCNADIEYGQHASTLCYLVNIARDIGRVGEPLKWDPKKERFTNCDEANAMLSRPRRAGYELPKLGRG, encoded by the coding sequence ATGATTTCACGCCGCCGCTTTCTTCAGTCCACTGTGGCCGCCGCGCCACTCCTACTAACATCGCCCGCGTTCGCGCGCGGCAAACCGGGGCCGAACGACCAAATCGCGATCGGATTGATCGGGTTGGGCGGGCGCTGCACGGACATCATGAAGACCTGTGTCGAGATTCCGGAGGTCCGAATCGTCGGCGTATGCGACTGTTTCAAGCCGCGTGTCGATTACTGGATGGATAACGCCGGGAAGGAACGCGGGTGGAAGCCCTATCTCGATTTCCGCGAGATGATCGAGAAGGAGAAACTCGATGGCGTGATGGTGGAGACGACGACACACGCGCGGGCGTGGATTGCGTGCCACGCGATGGCCGCCGGCCTCGATGCGTACATCGAGAAGCCGATGAGCCTGACGATCGCGGAAGGGCGCGAAATGGTCAAGTTCGCGCGCAAGTACAAGCGCGTCACGCAGGTAGGCACGCAGCAGCGGTCGATACCGCTGAACAACTGGGCGAGCGACCTCGTGAAGAATGGCGCGCTGGGGAAAGTGCATACCGTGCTCGCGCCGAACTTCGTTGGGCCGCTCCACTGGCAACCGAAACCGGAAGAACCGATGCCCGAAGGCGTTACCGATGGATGGTGGGACGTATGGACAAACCAGGCGGAGCTTCGGCCGTACCACAGCGAACTCCATCGCAGTTGGTCGACGTGGTGGGACTATGACGGCGGCGGCATCTCGTTCGGGGTTACGGGGTGGGGCGCGCACAGCTACGACCAAATCCAGCGCGGACTGGGCACGGACGAGACCGGGCCGATCGAAGTCGTGCTCGAAGAACCCGTTAACGACGTGCGCGCCGGGGCATTCGAGAAACGCGAAATCGGCGAAGACGAAACCGGCGCACCCTATTACGGGATGGTCGAAAACACGCACGGCCCGCGCGCGAAGGTCTCCATGAAGTTTGCGAGCGGCGCCGAACTGAAACTGCACCTCGACGCCGACAGGAGCCCGGGCCTCGGGTGCATCTTCGTCGGCGAGAACGGCAGGATCGAAATCAACCGCGACAAAATCGCTGCGGAACCGCGCGAATTGATCGACGGCGCGGACCGGCCCGCTCCGCTATCCGTGCCGGAGACCCGCCCGCACATCGAGAATTGGATCGAGTGCATCAAGTCGCGCAAACGCTGCAACGCGGACATCGAGTACGGACAGCACGCATCGACGCTGTGCTACCTCGTGAACATCGCGCGCGACATCGGCCGCGTCGGCGAACCGCTGAAGTGGGACCCGAAGAAGGAGCGGTTCACGAATTGCGATGAAGCGAACGCGATGCTGTCGCGCCCGCGCCGCGCGGGATATGAGTTGCCGAAGCTCGGACGGGGGTGA
- a CDS encoding DUF1080 domain-containing protein: MKSTFLIAAAAFAVLIVAPDLATDDHDFAPMFNGKDLSGWEGKPGGWWVEEGAITSESTPEKPCVKHHYLYWRGGKPADFVMRFKYRLVGGNSGVQFRSQERPEFDTWGYQADMEDGGQWTGCLFQHDRGGVVMRGKKAVIAEDGARNETAVGDPDELQKAVKHNDWNDYEIVAEGSHVTLRINGKLMCEVDDRDAKWACKDGIIALQMHPGPPMKVQFKDLRIKIAE, translated from the coding sequence ATGAAATCCACATTCCTCATTGCAGCGGCCGCCTTCGCGGTGCTAATCGTCGCACCCGATCTCGCCACCGACGATCACGACTTCGCACCCATGTTCAACGGAAAAGACCTGTCAGGCTGGGAAGGCAAACCCGGCGGATGGTGGGTCGAGGAAGGGGCCATTACGTCCGAGAGCACGCCCGAGAAACCGTGCGTGAAACATCACTACCTCTACTGGCGCGGCGGCAAGCCGGCGGATTTCGTCATGCGTTTCAAGTACAGGCTCGTGGGCGGAAACTCGGGCGTTCAGTTCCGCAGCCAGGAACGTCCCGAGTTCGATACGTGGGGCTATCAGGCCGACATGGAAGACGGCGGGCAGTGGACCGGCTGCCTGTTCCAGCACGATCGCGGCGGCGTCGTGATGCGCGGGAAGAAGGCGGTGATCGCAGAAGACGGCGCGCGGAATGAAACCGCCGTCGGCGATCCCGATGAACTGCAGAAGGCCGTGAAGCATAACGATTGGAACGACTACGAAATCGTCGCGGAAGGCAGTCACGTCACCCTGCGCATCAACGGCAAACTCATGTGTGAAGTCGATGATCGCGACGCAAAGTGGGCCTGCAAGGACGGCATCATCGCGCTGCAAATGCACCCCGGCCCGCCCATGAAGGTGCAGTTCAAGGACCTGCGGATCAAGATCGCGGAGTAG
- a CDS encoding sulfatase → MQRREFLTHTLAGATMLPVAATVGAADAPIGKRNVILYIADDLGKNDAACYGNPYVKTPGIDALAKEGVRFTHAFCTTPSCSPSRSVILTGTHNHTTGQYGLAHAKHHFVSFDDVKSLPNVLGEAGYRTVNAGKYHTQPEVAYHFQEYIKTSAPIDMAEQCRPLIESTAQSPFFLCFCTTEPHRKFQRDGSDPIAPAGIAVPPHLPDIPECKQDLSEYYMSIQRADSGLVRLMEILKAAGRWDDTLIVFVSDNGMPWPGAKTTLYEPGINLPCVIRDPRNERKGYTCDAMFSWVDVAPTILDYCGVQPPAKIQGRSAIAALKEEHPAGWDEVYCSHTFHEVTMYYPMRAVRTRKHKLIYNIAHPLPFPYASDLWGSKTWQATLERGLTSYGRRTIAAYQNRSKFELYDLENDPDEVRNLAGDPQHAELLAELQQRIRSFQERTGDQWLLKWERE, encoded by the coding sequence ATGCAACGCCGCGAATTTCTCACGCATACCCTTGCGGGCGCAACGATGTTGCCGGTTGCTGCGACGGTCGGCGCGGCGGATGCGCCGATAGGGAAACGCAACGTCATCCTCTACATCGCCGATGACCTGGGCAAGAACGACGCGGCGTGTTACGGGAATCCGTATGTAAAGACGCCGGGGATCGATGCGTTGGCGAAAGAGGGCGTCCGATTTACGCACGCGTTCTGCACGACGCCGAGTTGCAGCCCAAGCCGTTCCGTAATTTTAACGGGCACGCACAACCACACGACGGGCCAATATGGCCTCGCACACGCCAAGCACCACTTTGTTTCGTTCGACGACGTGAAGAGTTTGCCGAACGTTCTCGGCGAAGCGGGGTATCGCACCGTGAACGCGGGAAAGTACCATACCCAGCCGGAAGTCGCGTACCACTTTCAGGAGTACATCAAGACTTCGGCGCCGATCGATATGGCCGAGCAATGCCGGCCGTTAATTGAATCGACGGCGCAATCGCCGTTCTTCCTCTGTTTTTGCACGACGGAGCCGCACCGAAAATTCCAGCGAGACGGGTCCGATCCGATCGCTCCCGCGGGCATTGCGGTGCCGCCGCACTTGCCGGACATACCGGAGTGCAAACAGGACCTTTCCGAGTATTACATGTCGATCCAGCGCGCAGACAGCGGGCTTGTCCGGTTAATGGAAATCCTCAAGGCGGCAGGCCGGTGGGACGATACGCTGATCGTTTTCGTTTCCGACAATGGCATGCCGTGGCCCGGTGCGAAGACAACGCTGTACGAACCCGGAATCAACCTGCCCTGTGTTATTCGCGATCCGCGCAACGAACGCAAGGGGTACACCTGCGACGCGATGTTCTCGTGGGTGGACGTTGCGCCGACGATTCTCGATTACTGCGGCGTGCAACCACCGGCGAAAATCCAGGGAAGGTCCGCCATCGCGGCGTTGAAGGAAGAGCACCCCGCCGGCTGGGACGAAGTCTACTGTTCGCACACGTTCCACGAAGTCACGATGTACTACCCCATGCGCGCGGTGCGCACCCGCAAGCACAAACTCATTTACAACATCGCCCATCCGTTGCCGTTTCCGTACGCGAGCGATCTGTGGGGATCGAAAACGTGGCAGGCCACGCTCGAGCGCGGACTCACGTCGTACGGAAGGCGTACGATTGCCGCGTACCAGAACCGGTCCAAGTTCGAGTTGTACGATCTCGAAAACGATCCCGATGAAGTCCGCAATCTCGCCGGCGATCCGCAACACGCGGAGTTGCTCGCGGAGTTGCAGCAGCGCATCCGCAGTTTTCAGGAGCGAACGGGCGATCAGTGGCTGTTGAAGTGGGAGCGCGAATGA
- a CDS encoding Gfo/Idh/MocA family oxidoreductase, with amino-acid sequence MRTTTRRQFLSDAASVSAAGALGGCATNATHEPVSAPLIAPPPTPPREEPVVVAANTPGRRALGANDRIQCGFIGIGNRGGSLLDSTLKLSDVDVVAVCDVYDGARDAALAKCKQKVADARAYVVFEEMLAKEQLDAVVIATPDHLHAPAILAALECGRDVYTEKPMTLTWQEALAVRERVQSNGAVLQVGTQLRSMPMYQKAREVLQSGGIGKLVMVQVNRHGWGGHTRPTPPGFNPSQVRWDLFLRDTKEYSFDAQRYLNWRRYVEYSNGAAGDLMLHHLDIFHFITGCAMPPRVMSVGDIYHIQDGRTCPDNIGVLLEYNEKYHFNFAASFVNGHFGLVERYLGSEGTLEIRDMSELAIYRGRRNSEQLEKVGSAGILNEPHLRDFFSCMRTRKTPIAPVDAGWMGATCCHMSVLSEQSGQSAKWDAATNSVKV; translated from the coding sequence ATGCGAACAACTACGCGACGTCAGTTCTTGTCCGACGCGGCCAGCGTGAGCGCCGCGGGCGCCCTGGGCGGGTGCGCGACCAACGCGACGCACGAGCCGGTTTCCGCGCCACTGATTGCTCCCCCTCCCACGCCGCCGAGGGAAGAGCCGGTTGTCGTGGCGGCGAATACACCGGGGCGGCGGGCGCTGGGCGCCAACGATCGCATTCAGTGCGGATTCATCGGAATTGGCAATCGCGGCGGCTCGCTTTTGGACAGTACGCTGAAACTTTCCGATGTCGACGTGGTCGCGGTGTGCGACGTTTACGATGGCGCGCGGGATGCCGCGCTGGCGAAATGCAAACAGAAGGTGGCAGACGCCCGGGCCTATGTGGTGTTCGAGGAAATGCTCGCGAAGGAACAACTGGACGCGGTCGTTATCGCGACGCCCGACCATCTGCACGCGCCGGCAATCCTCGCGGCCCTCGAGTGCGGACGGGACGTGTACACCGAAAAACCAATGACGCTGACGTGGCAGGAGGCGTTGGCGGTCCGTGAGCGCGTGCAGTCGAACGGCGCGGTGCTGCAAGTCGGCACACAGTTGCGCAGCATGCCGATGTATCAGAAGGCGCGCGAGGTCCTGCAGTCCGGGGGCATTGGCAAACTTGTCATGGTGCAGGTGAACCGGCATGGGTGGGGCGGGCATACGCGGCCCACGCCGCCGGGCTTTAATCCGTCGCAGGTGCGATGGGACCTGTTCTTGCGCGACACGAAAGAATATTCGTTCGACGCACAGCGCTACCTGAATTGGCGGCGTTACGTCGAGTATTCGAATGGCGCGGCGGGCGATCTCATGCTGCACCATCTCGATATTTTCCATTTCATCACCGGATGCGCGATGCCGCCGCGCGTGATGTCCGTGGGCGATATTTATCACATCCAGGACGGGCGGACGTGTCCGGACAATATCGGCGTGCTGCTCGAGTACAACGAGAAGTACCACTTCAATTTTGCGGCGTCGTTTGTGAACGGGCACTTCGGCCTTGTCGAACGGTACCTTGGTTCGGAAGGCACGCTCGAGATTCGCGATATGTCGGAACTTGCGATCTACCGCGGGCGGCGTAACAGCGAACAGTTGGAGAAAGTCGGCTCCGCGGGCATCTTGAACGAACCGCACCTGCGGGACTTTTTCTCGTGCATGCGCACGCGAAAGACGCCGATCGCGCCGGTTGACGCGGGGTGGATGGGGGCGACTTGTTGTCACATGTCGGTGCTTTCGGAACAAAGCGGTCAAAGCGCGAAGTGGGACGCCGCAACGAATTCGGTGAAGGTATAG
- a CDS encoding GNAT family N-acetyltransferase, with protein sequence MRGAVCNSGAMSVHIRPARPEDAADAVPLIYSSGPAVLDYIFTSRTQSDVAACMRRGFERDAGELGYRIHSVAVVDGRMAGIGAAFSGDTTLRFMYQGTRNVLACYGPLRGAGVIRRALQVETIVRPPKSHEFCIAHLGVSPVLRSKGIGAQIVQHLLADGRRRGFRVAVLDVSAENPRAQALYERLGFVVTRECISTLHNAHATVPNHRRMELTL encoded by the coding sequence GTGCGCGGCGCAGTCTGCAATAGTGGCGCAATGTCCGTCCATATTCGTCCCGCGCGTCCGGAGGACGCCGCCGACGCCGTCCCGCTCATCTACAGTTCCGGCCCGGCGGTGCTCGACTATATCTTCACGTCGCGAACCCAATCCGATGTCGCGGCGTGTATGCGCCGCGGGTTCGAACGCGATGCCGGGGAACTGGGCTACAGGATTCACAGCGTGGCCGTGGTGGACGGGCGCATGGCGGGGATTGGCGCGGCATTTTCCGGCGACACCACGTTGCGTTTCATGTATCAGGGAACGCGCAACGTCCTTGCGTGCTACGGTCCGCTTCGCGGCGCCGGTGTAATTCGCCGGGCGCTGCAAGTAGAAACGATCGTCCGCCCGCCGAAATCACACGAGTTTTGCATTGCGCACCTTGGCGTTTCGCCAGTGCTCCGTAGCAAAGGAATTGGCGCACAGATCGTTCAGCATCTGCTTGCAGACGGCCGCCGCCGCGGCTTTCGCGTCGCGGTGCTGGATGTGTCCGCCGAGAACCCGCGCGCACAAGCGCTGTACGAACGCCTGGGTTTCGTCGTGACACGAGAGTGCATATCGACGCTCCACAACGCCCACGCAACCGTCCCCAACCACCGCCGCATGGAACTCACGCTATAG